Proteins from a genomic interval of Kitasatospora herbaricolor:
- a CDS encoding carbon-nitrogen hydrolase family protein has protein sequence MRTLTIAALQTRPVAHDLEGSWRLFADQVRAAAQLFPGLQLVVVPELLLAAEAPLLRGRPGWTAEAAVPVPGPLTDRICALAVETGLWLVPGSLFERTEDGTVHNTAIAVSPAGEIVARYRKIFPWQPYEDTVPGDEFVVFDIPGVARVGLAICYDGSFPETARQLAWLGAEVILQPTLTTTRDREMELVCARANAWTNQVYVVNVNASDPAGVGGSVVVDPEGIVRQQAGTGEEILVDVLDLDTVTRVRRSGSSGLNRPWAQLARYGEKIELPMYGGTFRTPDWLEKE, from the coding sequence ATGCGTACCCTCACCATCGCCGCCCTGCAGACCAGGCCGGTCGCCCACGACCTCGAAGGCAGCTGGCGGCTCTTCGCCGACCAGGTCCGCGCCGCCGCCCAGCTGTTCCCGGGCCTCCAGCTCGTCGTCGTGCCGGAACTGCTGCTCGCCGCCGAGGCGCCGCTGCTCCGGGGCCGCCCCGGCTGGACGGCCGAGGCCGCCGTGCCGGTCCCCGGCCCGCTGACCGACCGGATCTGCGCCCTCGCCGTCGAGACCGGGCTCTGGCTGGTGCCCGGCAGCCTCTTCGAACGCACCGAGGACGGGACCGTCCACAACACCGCGATCGCCGTCTCCCCGGCGGGGGAGATCGTCGCCAGGTACCGCAAGATCTTCCCCTGGCAGCCGTACGAGGACACCGTCCCGGGCGACGAGTTCGTGGTCTTCGACATCCCCGGCGTCGCCCGCGTCGGGCTGGCGATCTGTTACGACGGATCCTTCCCCGAGACCGCGCGCCAGCTGGCCTGGCTGGGCGCCGAGGTGATCCTGCAGCCGACCCTGACCACCACCCGCGACCGGGAGATGGAACTCGTCTGCGCCCGCGCCAACGCCTGGACCAACCAGGTGTACGTCGTCAACGTGAACGCCTCGGACCCGGCCGGCGTCGGCGGCAGCGTCGTCGTCGACCCGGAGGGCATCGTCCGCCAGCAGGCCGGGACGGGCGAGGAGATCCTGGTCGACGTGCTGGACCTGGACACCGTCACCCGGGTCCGCCGCTCGGGCAGCTCCGGCCTGAACCGCCCGTGGGCCCAGCTCGCGCGGTACGGGGAGAAGATCGAACTGCCCATGTACGGCGGCACGTTCCGCACGCCGGACTGGCTGGAGAAGGAATGA
- a CDS encoding APC family permease yields MITEPPDAEARAEAAPDAPPTSKGLRGGSVGLLAAVALGLSSVAPAYSIAVTLGFVTLVAGHLAPAALLLGFVPILLTAFAFRELNREMPDCGTTFVWTTRAFGPLAGWLSGGWVVQIATLLAMTALARVGAGYLLAFAGLETPAGNTAAVTGTAVLLLVAVTAVARRGLQLAASVQYVLLGLQLLALLGFGIAAFAREGAATPSLAWLDPLGFDGFGPFSEAVLLCLYIYWGWDALITVNEETRDSGRIPGQAAVISTLVLLAAYLFTAFATIGFAGTGDSGLGLGNPANAADVLATLAPSVLGAPLAKVVQLAVCVSAVSALLTCVVGSSRATLSMGVHGALPAAFARIHPRHRTPSFATVFFGAAAAVLLVLLSLVSGDFLGDAILSVGLLIACYYGVTALACVWYFRRRLLGSPRDLLLRGVLPLLGGLMMLAAFGRSAHDMFSPAYGSTSFHGVGGVFLLGVGSIAAGAVAMLIVRARFRRFFREGRTAVVRLTVTED; encoded by the coding sequence GTGATCACCGAACCACCCGACGCCGAGGCGAGAGCCGAGGCGGCACCCGACGCGCCGCCCACCTCCAAGGGCCTGCGCGGGGGATCCGTCGGACTGCTCGCCGCCGTCGCCCTCGGCCTGTCCTCCGTCGCGCCCGCCTACAGCATCGCCGTCACCCTCGGCTTCGTGACCCTGGTGGCCGGCCACCTGGCCCCCGCCGCGCTGCTGCTCGGCTTCGTGCCGATCCTGCTCACCGCCTTCGCCTTCCGCGAGCTCAACCGGGAGATGCCGGACTGCGGCACCACCTTCGTCTGGACCACCCGCGCCTTCGGCCCCCTGGCGGGCTGGCTCTCCGGCGGCTGGGTCGTCCAGATCGCCACGCTCCTGGCCATGACCGCCCTCGCCCGGGTCGGCGCGGGCTACCTGCTGGCCTTCGCCGGCCTGGAGACGCCGGCCGGCAACACCGCGGCCGTGACCGGGACGGCCGTCCTGCTGCTCGTCGCCGTCACCGCCGTCGCCCGCCGCGGCCTCCAGCTGGCCGCCTCCGTCCAGTACGTCCTGCTGGGCCTGCAACTGCTCGCCCTGCTCGGCTTCGGCATCGCCGCCTTCGCCCGCGAGGGCGCCGCCACCCCCTCCCTGGCCTGGCTCGACCCGCTGGGCTTCGACGGCTTCGGCCCGTTCTCGGAGGCGGTGCTGCTCTGCCTGTACATCTACTGGGGCTGGGACGCGCTGATCACGGTCAACGAGGAGACCCGCGACAGCGGCCGGATCCCCGGCCAGGCGGCCGTCATCTCGACCCTCGTCCTGCTCGCCGCCTACCTCTTCACCGCCTTCGCCACGATCGGCTTCGCGGGCACCGGCGACAGCGGCCTCGGCCTCGGCAACCCCGCCAACGCCGCCGACGTGCTGGCCACCCTCGCGCCCTCGGTGCTGGGCGCCCCCCTGGCCAAGGTCGTCCAGCTCGCCGTCTGCGTCTCGGCCGTCTCCGCGCTGCTGACCTGCGTCGTCGGCAGCTCCCGGGCCACCCTGTCGATGGGCGTCCACGGCGCCCTGCCGGCCGCGTTCGCCCGCATCCACCCCCGGCACAGAACACCCTCCTTCGCCACGGTGTTCTTCGGCGCGGCCGCCGCCGTCCTGCTGGTGCTCCTGAGCCTGGTGTCCGGCGACTTCCTCGGCGACGCCATCCTGTCCGTCGGCCTGCTGATCGCCTGCTACTACGGGGTGACCGCGCTCGCCTGCGTCTGGTACTTCCGGCGCCGGCTGCTCGGCAGCCCGCGGGACCTGCTGCTGCGCGGCGTCCTGCCGCTGCTCGGCGGGCTGATGATGCTGGCCGCCTTCGGCCGCAGCGCCCACGACATGTTCAGCCCGGCCTACGGCAGTACGTCCTTCCACGGCGTCGGCGGGGTGTTCCTGCTCGGCGTCGGCTCGATCGCGGCCGGCGCGGTGGCCATGCTGATCGTCCGCGCCCGCTTCCGCCGCTTCTTCCGCGAGGGCCGCACGGCCGTCGTCCGGCTCACCGTCACCGAGGACTGA